One part of the Sorangiineae bacterium MSr11954 genome encodes these proteins:
- a CDS encoding efflux RND transporter periplasmic adaptor subunit: MTRQKRLFAAAIAQSIVLLALAGGAWAYSALRAPTARVTAGKVTESIAARGIVVAQGGVAKVRPRMDGRVLRVLVAEGDTVVAGQVLAEVDPATHEAELARLEAEAHALGALAAASAKGAPSEMQGFELGVDTAKREVSLLEERARKARSLEASGTFAHTASEDAVHASREAKARLSSAIAKARVGEAGRRADVIATTARAQAARAMAEDLRKKLGHADLVAPIAGTVIARRLDPGDTFTADRDERPAAFEIADTSNAELRVEIEESDSERIRVGAEVTALRFGSAEHFAGHVVRASAKLERRSREIEAGEVKGDGLVRAAWVRWDAENTPSFPLGQRFEVLIRLGERNVAARVPRRSIVIRDGRAQLTVLYGPFQSERTVELGLADDEFVEVRGVEEGTRIQIAHSDN; the protein is encoded by the coding sequence GTGACGCGCCAGAAGAGGCTTTTTGCGGCGGCCATTGCTCAATCCATCGTTCTTTTGGCCTTGGCGGGGGGCGCGTGGGCGTACAGCGCGCTCCGCGCTCCCACGGCGCGCGTGACCGCGGGAAAGGTGACCGAGTCCATCGCCGCGCGCGGCATCGTGGTGGCCCAAGGCGGCGTCGCCAAGGTGAGGCCGCGGATGGATGGCCGCGTGCTTCGCGTCCTGGTGGCGGAGGGCGACACCGTGGTGGCCGGGCAAGTGCTGGCGGAGGTGGATCCCGCGACGCACGAAGCGGAGCTGGCGCGCCTCGAGGCGGAGGCGCACGCGCTGGGCGCGCTGGCGGCGGCGAGCGCCAAGGGGGCGCCCTCGGAGATGCAAGGGTTCGAGCTGGGCGTGGACACCGCCAAGCGCGAGGTGAGCTTGCTCGAGGAGCGGGCACGGAAGGCGCGATCGCTCGAGGCGAGCGGCACCTTCGCGCACACGGCGTCGGAGGATGCCGTGCACGCGTCGCGCGAGGCCAAGGCGCGCCTCTCGTCGGCCATCGCCAAGGCGCGCGTGGGCGAGGCGGGGCGGCGCGCGGACGTGATCGCCACCACCGCGCGCGCGCAGGCCGCGCGGGCCATGGCCGAGGATCTGCGCAAGAAGCTCGGCCACGCGGACTTGGTCGCGCCCATCGCCGGCACCGTGATCGCGCGCCGCCTCGATCCAGGCGACACCTTCACCGCGGACCGGGACGAGCGGCCAGCGGCGTTCGAGATCGCGGACACATCGAACGCCGAGCTGCGCGTCGAGATCGAAGAGTCCGACTCGGAGCGCATCCGGGTCGGCGCGGAGGTGACCGCGCTGCGCTTCGGGAGCGCCGAGCACTTCGCGGGGCACGTGGTCCGCGCCTCGGCCAAGCTGGAGAGGCGCTCGCGCGAGATCGAGGCGGGCGAGGTCAAGGGCGATGGCCTCGTTCGCGCGGCCTGGGTGCGATGGGACGCGGAGAACACCCCGTCGTTCCCGCTCGGCCAACGGTTCGAGGTGCTCATCCGTCTCGGGGAGCGAAACGTGGCCGCGCGCGTTCCGCGCCGGAGCATCGTGATCCGTGACGGTCGCGCGCAGCTCACCGTGCTTTACGGGCCCTTTCAGAGCGAGCGCACGGTCGAGTTGGGGCTCGCCGATGACGAATTCGTCGAAGTGCGCGGGGTCGAAGAGGGCACCCGCATACAGATTGCGCATTCGGACAATTAG
- a CDS encoding type I polyketide synthase: MAAIENDSTRYRHLMERALRQLQEADRKLKAKEREEHEPVAILGIGCRLPGGVDSPDSFWDALMAGFHPIEDVPSKHRFDVDAYFDPDADKPGTVYTRRGSFVHGIDGFDPAVFGISPREAEAMDPQHRLLLEVAWEALERAGLVPRALVGSMTGVYVGLSANDYAQLATRAPHVIDAHTGAGNSMAVAAGRLAYTFGFEGPAMTVDTACSASLVAVHLACQGLLSGDAELAIAAGVNLVLSPVGTLIESRSRMLSPDGVCRTFDASANGIVRGEGCGAVVLKRLSRALRDRDPIVAVIKGTAVNQDGRSSGLTVPNGPAQRRVIARALERARVAPHDVGYVEAHGTGTPLGDPIEIEALGESYGKGRSHERPLLVGSLKTNVGHLEGAAGIAGLIKAALCVERGAIPRHLHLEKLNPHIAWDAWPLRVATEAGAWPEGYAERCAGVSSFGFSGTNAHVILAEAGARDAGANEHEVAAGNAPPSAPLFLPLSAGSRAGLAGLVRRYRELLAREGVRVEDVCYTATFARTHHAHRRAITGRDGRELVRKLEELEADGSDSRRAGEPGAGSAAELEARSAAELGAGAVAFLFTGQGAQYAGMGRGAWLHDPVFREAWERCEAVVSKHAGFRLSELTFAEDARDEVLAETRHAQPALFALEYALSCWFRARGVEPRALLGYSLGEYVAAHLAGVFGLEEALQLVCERGRLMQSLGPDGAMAAVELDEPAARLALVGYETELAVASVNGPTQVVLSGYERALSAVLAKLEARGVRGQRLRVSHAFHSPQMDAILEPFRARVAAAKPKPARVPLVSNLTGGFVRDEVADPEYWVRHLRSTVRFADGLDALEEKGQRVLIELGPKPTLLGIARRRANPRAFVGVPSLRPSRDDVAGLGSALGAAYEAGAIDTFVRSDADLRGQGSARRRDCPTYPFDRRSYWLTKSNRWFGEAPPKPRGALALGGKPVRSPALPAGLTVFELEVSANAPAFLAQHRLGDRAVMPATGYIEMALAAAEQLRFAPRTLEALELLRPLVLDDVPTILHIVMKDAVAKDLVEEGAVEEGAVEEGAVGENGEAADETARTHAVSFEILGQERARSDGEGEGDWVLHARGQLVPARARPSAPLVAEAPEEGAARVDLAEHFQACSARGIAYGPAFRALKSAARGEREAWAELRVPDEVRREPASYMFHPALLDACLQLFAMVGHAGHGADDARTFLPVGLTRFQCWARASDVRRVHVKRRADAPDDAPRADVWMWDERGQLVATVEGLLARPLAPKATAPWADWLFETRWQRAELDDVAADAVPAVDRWVVFADERGIGQGIADELRARGCEVATVSRGMSFAAPEPGRFAMSPRRPDHFRSLLEQLRPRGRERLGIVYLWSLDGQPGLGKGDGDPMAASKHVLQPPLLLAQTLAERGATSSRWVFVTQGAEAVVQGDVADRPFQALLGGFARALRHELSDASIGLVDIEPATASATALVAWMQRFASEDRLAMRNGMPYVPRLSRSTLEPDAPEAIVRPGASYLVTGGAGALGLATVRWLIARGATRIHLLVRRAPSDAVLQDIASLRARNAAEPVHIAMAIADVTDAARVGEVVAGIPDLRGVVHLAGTLSDALLPRQSWSELERVLGPKVSGAWNLHAASQHLPLDFFITFGSMAGTLGNVGQAGYCAANAFLDAFAHHRRTRGLPATTVAWGSWGKLGMAAQVARTAQARPMSGYEGIDAPSGFAALDAVVGSELAQACIAPMQWDTWLREHRACSRQALFAGLADGRGPTWGAEGDLRQRLDEALSHSPRSPRSRSAVTDLVREHVAQAVAAVLKLDPSDRAAIWRGNLMEHGMDSLMAVELRDRLSRAFDRPLPATLVFFNPTAQKLADHLTELELAQQPAAPEPDPAPDPEPVRAPEPMRKASEDVHAMSARDLERLIHNAWSSLQDGSPSR, translated from the coding sequence ATGGCTGCGATCGAGAACGACTCCACACGATACCGCCACTTGATGGAGCGAGCGCTCCGCCAGCTCCAAGAGGCGGACCGAAAGCTCAAGGCCAAGGAACGCGAGGAGCACGAGCCCGTCGCCATCCTCGGCATCGGGTGCCGTCTGCCGGGCGGCGTGGACTCGCCCGACAGCTTCTGGGACGCGCTGATGGCGGGCTTTCATCCCATCGAGGACGTCCCCTCCAAGCATCGCTTCGACGTGGACGCGTACTTCGACCCCGACGCGGACAAGCCCGGGACCGTGTACACGCGGCGAGGCTCTTTCGTGCACGGCATCGATGGCTTCGACCCCGCCGTCTTTGGAATCTCTCCGCGCGAGGCCGAGGCCATGGACCCGCAACACCGGCTCCTCTTGGAGGTCGCGTGGGAGGCGCTGGAGCGCGCGGGGCTGGTGCCGCGCGCCCTGGTGGGATCCATGACCGGCGTCTATGTGGGGCTCTCGGCCAATGACTATGCGCAGCTCGCCACGCGCGCGCCGCACGTGATCGACGCGCACACGGGCGCGGGCAACAGCATGGCGGTGGCGGCCGGCCGCCTGGCGTACACCTTTGGCTTCGAGGGGCCCGCGATGACGGTGGACACCGCGTGCTCGGCGTCGCTGGTGGCCGTGCACTTGGCATGTCAGGGGCTCTTGTCGGGCGACGCGGAGCTGGCGATCGCCGCGGGGGTGAACCTGGTGCTCTCGCCGGTGGGCACGTTGATCGAGAGCCGCTCGCGCATGCTCAGCCCCGACGGCGTGTGCCGCACGTTCGACGCATCCGCCAACGGCATCGTGCGCGGCGAAGGATGCGGCGCCGTCGTGCTCAAGCGCCTCTCGCGCGCGCTCCGGGATCGCGATCCCATCGTGGCCGTCATCAAGGGCACGGCCGTCAATCAAGATGGGCGCAGCAGCGGTCTGACGGTGCCCAACGGGCCCGCGCAGCGGCGCGTGATCGCCAGAGCTTTGGAGCGCGCGCGGGTCGCTCCGCACGACGTGGGCTATGTGGAGGCCCACGGGACCGGAACGCCGCTGGGCGATCCCATCGAGATCGAGGCGCTCGGGGAGAGCTACGGCAAGGGGCGGAGCCATGAGCGTCCGCTCTTGGTCGGCTCGCTCAAGACCAATGTCGGGCACCTGGAGGGCGCCGCGGGCATCGCGGGGTTGATCAAGGCGGCCCTGTGCGTGGAGCGGGGGGCCATTCCGCGTCATCTGCACCTGGAGAAGCTCAATCCGCATATCGCATGGGACGCGTGGCCGCTGCGCGTGGCCACGGAGGCGGGCGCGTGGCCGGAGGGCTATGCGGAGCGGTGCGCGGGCGTGAGCTCCTTTGGATTTTCGGGGACCAATGCGCACGTGATCCTGGCGGAGGCGGGTGCTCGTGACGCCGGTGCGAACGAGCACGAAGTAGCGGCGGGGAATGCGCCGCCGTCCGCGCCGCTGTTCTTGCCGCTGTCGGCCGGATCGCGGGCGGGCCTGGCGGGGCTCGTTCGTCGTTACCGCGAGCTGCTCGCTCGGGAAGGCGTGCGCGTCGAGGACGTTTGCTACACGGCGACGTTTGCCCGCACGCACCATGCGCATCGACGCGCCATCACGGGGCGCGATGGCCGCGAGCTGGTGCGCAAGCTGGAGGAGCTCGAGGCGGACGGCTCGGATTCGCGCCGCGCCGGGGAGCCGGGCGCGGGATCGGCGGCGGAGCTCGAGGCCCGATCGGCGGCGGAGCTCGGCGCGGGGGCGGTCGCCTTTCTCTTCACCGGCCAAGGCGCGCAGTACGCCGGCATGGGGCGCGGGGCGTGGCTCCACGATCCGGTGTTTCGAGAGGCGTGGGAGCGCTGCGAGGCCGTGGTCTCCAAGCACGCGGGCTTTCGACTGAGCGAGCTGACATTCGCGGAAGACGCGCGCGACGAGGTGCTCGCAGAGACCCGCCACGCGCAGCCCGCGCTGTTCGCGCTGGAGTATGCGCTCAGCTGCTGGTTTCGAGCGCGCGGGGTCGAGCCCCGGGCCCTTCTCGGCTACAGCCTGGGCGAGTACGTGGCCGCGCACCTGGCCGGGGTGTTCGGCCTAGAGGAAGCGTTGCAGCTCGTCTGCGAGCGCGGTCGGTTGATGCAGTCGCTCGGGCCGGACGGCGCCATGGCGGCCGTGGAGCTCGACGAACCCGCGGCGCGGCTCGCGCTGGTGGGCTACGAGACCGAGCTGGCGGTGGCGTCGGTGAACGGCCCCACGCAGGTGGTCCTCTCCGGGTACGAGCGCGCGCTCTCCGCCGTGCTGGCCAAGCTCGAAGCGCGGGGCGTGCGCGGCCAGCGCCTGCGCGTGTCGCACGCCTTTCACTCGCCGCAAATGGACGCCATCCTCGAGCCCTTTCGCGCGCGGGTCGCGGCGGCCAAGCCAAAGCCCGCGCGCGTACCCCTGGTGAGCAACCTCACGGGCGGCTTCGTTCGCGACGAGGTCGCCGATCCGGAGTATTGGGTTCGGCACCTTCGCTCCACCGTGCGCTTCGCCGACGGGCTCGATGCGCTGGAGGAGAAGGGCCAGCGCGTGCTGATCGAGCTCGGGCCCAAGCCCACCTTGCTCGGCATCGCGCGGCGGCGCGCGAACCCCCGCGCGTTCGTGGGCGTTCCGAGCCTCCGGCCGTCTCGGGACGACGTCGCCGGGCTCGGGTCGGCGCTCGGAGCAGCGTACGAAGCCGGCGCCATCGACACCTTCGTGCGGTCCGATGCGGACCTCCGAGGGCAGGGGAGCGCCCGCAGGCGCGACTGCCCGACATACCCGTTCGATCGAAGGTCGTATTGGCTGACCAAGTCGAATCGCTGGTTCGGTGAGGCGCCCCCCAAGCCTCGGGGCGCTTTGGCGCTCGGCGGAAAGCCGGTGCGCTCGCCGGCGCTGCCCGCGGGGCTCACGGTGTTCGAGCTGGAGGTGTCCGCGAACGCGCCCGCGTTCCTCGCGCAACATCGCTTGGGCGATCGGGCCGTCATGCCGGCCACCGGCTACATCGAAATGGCGCTCGCCGCCGCCGAGCAGCTTCGCTTTGCCCCGCGCACCTTGGAAGCGCTCGAGCTCCTTCGGCCGCTCGTGTTGGATGACGTGCCGACGATCCTGCACATCGTCATGAAGGACGCGGTCGCGAAGGACCTCGTCGAAGAGGGCGCCGTCGAAGAGGGCGCCGTCGAAGAGGGCGCCGTGGGAGAGAACGGCGAGGCGGCCGACGAAACGGCGCGCACGCACGCCGTCTCGTTCGAGATCCTCGGCCAGGAGCGCGCCCGGAGCGACGGCGAAGGCGAAGGCGACTGGGTGCTGCACGCCCGCGGCCAGCTCGTACCGGCTCGCGCGCGGCCCTCGGCTCCCTTGGTCGCCGAGGCGCCCGAAGAAGGCGCCGCCCGCGTCGATCTGGCCGAGCATTTTCAGGCGTGCAGCGCGCGCGGCATCGCCTACGGGCCCGCCTTTCGCGCGCTCAAGAGCGCCGCGCGGGGCGAGCGCGAGGCGTGGGCCGAGCTGCGCGTCCCCGACGAGGTTCGCCGCGAGCCCGCGTCGTACATGTTTCATCCGGCTTTGCTCGACGCGTGCCTGCAGCTCTTTGCCATGGTCGGCCACGCGGGCCACGGGGCGGACGACGCGCGCACCTTCTTGCCCGTCGGCCTAACGCGCTTTCAGTGCTGGGCGCGGGCCTCGGACGTCCGTCGCGTTCACGTGAAGCGGCGCGCCGATGCGCCCGACGACGCCCCGCGGGCCGACGTGTGGATGTGGGACGAGCGCGGGCAGCTGGTGGCGACCGTGGAGGGGCTGCTCGCGCGCCCGCTGGCGCCGAAGGCCACGGCGCCCTGGGCCGATTGGCTCTTCGAGACGCGCTGGCAGCGGGCGGAGCTCGACGATGTGGCCGCCGATGCGGTCCCCGCCGTCGATCGCTGGGTCGTCTTCGCGGATGAACGCGGCATCGGCCAAGGCATCGCCGACGAGCTTCGCGCGCGCGGCTGCGAGGTCGCCACCGTGTCGCGGGGGATGAGCTTCGCCGCCCCCGAGCCCGGCCGCTTTGCGATGTCGCCGCGAAGGCCCGATCACTTCCGGAGCTTGCTCGAGCAGCTGCGCCCGCGCGGTCGCGAGCGCCTGGGGATCGTGTACCTCTGGTCGCTCGACGGGCAGCCCGGCCTCGGCAAAGGCGACGGCGATCCCATGGCGGCGTCGAAGCACGTGCTCCAGCCGCCGCTGCTCCTGGCGCAGACCCTGGCCGAGCGCGGCGCGACCTCGTCGCGCTGGGTGTTCGTCACCCAAGGCGCGGAGGCCGTGGTGCAGGGTGACGTCGCCGATCGCCCGTTTCAAGCGCTGCTCGGCGGGTTTGCGCGGGCGCTGCGGCACGAGCTGTCCGATGCGTCGATCGGGCTCGTCGACATCGAGCCAGCCACCGCCTCGGCGACGGCCCTCGTTGCGTGGATGCAACGCTTCGCGAGCGAAGACCGCCTGGCCATGCGCAACGGCATGCCGTACGTGCCCCGATTGAGCCGCTCGACCCTCGAGCCCGACGCGCCGGAGGCCATCGTGCGCCCCGGCGCGAGCTACCTGGTGACGGGCGGCGCGGGTGCGCTGGGCCTCGCCACCGTGCGCTGGCTGATCGCGCGCGGCGCGACCCGCATCCACCTGCTCGTGCGCCGCGCGCCCAGCGACGCGGTGCTCCAGGACATCGCCTCCTTGCGCGCGCGCAACGCGGCGGAGCCCGTGCACATCGCCATGGCCATCGCCGACGTGACCGATGCCGCGCGCGTGGGCGAGGTGGTCGCGGGCATCCCCGATCTGCGCGGGGTCGTGCACCTCGCGGGGACTCTGTCCGACGCGCTGCTGCCGCGTCAGAGCTGGTCCGAGCTGGAGCGGGTGCTGGGGCCGAAGGTGTCGGGCGCCTGGAACCTGCACGCTGCAAGTCAGCACCTGCCGCTCGACTTCTTCATTACCTTCGGATCCATGGCGGGCACCTTGGGCAACGTGGGCCAGGCGGGCTACTGCGCGGCCAACGCGTTCCTCGATGCCTTTGCGCACCATCGACGCACACGCGGCCTGCCCGCCACCACCGTCGCCTGGGGCTCGTGGGGGAAGCTGGGCATGGCGGCGCAGGTCGCGCGCACGGCGCAGGCGAGGCCGATGAGCGGGTACGAGGGGATCGACGCTCCCTCGGGGTTCGCCGCGCTCGATGCGGTGGTGGGCAGCGAGCTCGCGCAGGCGTGCATCGCGCCGATGCAGTGGGACACATGGCTGCGCGAGCACCGCGCGTGCAGCCGCCAGGCGCTGTTCGCGGGCCTCGCCGATGGGCGGGGCCCGACGTGGGGCGCCGAAGGCGACCTGCGCCAGCGGCTCGATGAAGCGCTTTCGCACTCTCCACGCTCGCCGCGTTCGCGCAGCGCCGTAACCGATCTCGTGCGCGAGCATGTGGCGCAGGCGGTCGCCGCGGTGCTCAAGCTCGATCCGAGCGATCGCGCCGCCATCTGGCGCGGCAACCTGATGGAGCACGGCATGGACTCGCTCATGGCCGTGGAGCTCCGCGACCGCCTGTCGCGGGCGTTCGATCGTCCGTTGCCGGCGACCTTGGTCTTCTTCAACCCCACGGCGCAAAAGCTCGCGGATCATCTGACGGAGCTCGAGCTGGCGCAACAGCCCGCGGCGCCCGAGCCCGATCCTGCGCCCGATCCCGAGCCGGTCCGCGCGCCCGAGCCGATGCGCAAGGCTTCGGAGGATGTCCACGCCATGAGCGCACGCGATCTGGAACGGCTGATTCACAACGCATGGAGCTCGCTGCAAGACGGGAGTCCGAGCCGATGA